A window of Chitinophaga sp. MM2321 contains these coding sequences:
- a CDS encoding polymer-forming cytoskeletal protein — protein sequence MFNNQKSKGDNKTLLPTSTINIIGSGTSIQGDIVCEGDIRIDGQVNGLVSTKAKIVVGPEGDIIGDLVCQSADILGKVTGIIKVEELLFLKSNALVQGDVYTTQFEMEPTAKFNGRCFMDNQPAPDNKKNGKSVLQEAQQEA from the coding sequence ATGTTTAACAATCAGAAATCAAAAGGTGACAATAAGACCTTGTTACCTACGTCTACAATTAATATTATAGGCAGCGGAACTTCTATCCAGGGTGATATTGTATGTGAAGGCGATATCAGGATCGATGGACAGGTAAATGGGCTGGTATCAACAAAAGCCAAGATAGTAGTGGGTCCTGAAGGAGATATCATTGGCGACCTGGTTTGTCAGAGTGCAGATATTCTGGGTAAGGTAACCGGTATCATTAAGGTAGAAGAATTATTATTCCTGAAATCCAATGCGCTGGTACAGGGAGATGTGTATACCACACAATTTGAAATGGAGCCAACCGCTAAATTCAACGGCCGTTGCTTCATGGATAACCAACCGGCGCCAGACAACAAGAAAAATGGAAAATCCGTCCTCCAGGAAGCCCAGCAGGAAGCATAA
- a CDS encoding SprT-like domain-containing protein yields MKKQAPLNALASYLPTGTFEQVMDFITTHKVHLTVARERKSILGDYRPPDGRGKGHRISVNGSLNKYAFLLTLLHEIAHLITFNKYADRVLSHGKEWKYEYGLILRDFVGKNLLPPDVELAVRQSMTNPGASSCADDQLMRVLRNYDNTPDTHFFIEQLPPDQLFKTKDGRVFRKGEKIRKRYRCEEVASRRIYLFSPIYEVELAS; encoded by the coding sequence GTGAAGAAACAGGCGCCATTAAATGCTTTAGCGTCATATTTACCCACAGGTACCTTTGAGCAGGTAATGGATTTTATAACCACACATAAAGTTCACCTCACCGTTGCCAGAGAACGGAAAAGCATCCTGGGTGACTACCGCCCCCCTGATGGGCGCGGTAAAGGCCATCGTATCAGCGTAAATGGCTCCCTGAATAAATACGCCTTCCTCCTCACCCTCCTTCATGAAATTGCACACCTGATCACCTTTAACAAGTACGCCGACCGTGTGCTTTCTCATGGTAAAGAATGGAAATACGAATATGGCCTCATCCTCCGCGACTTTGTAGGCAAAAACCTGCTGCCACCGGATGTGGAACTCGCCGTACGGCAAAGTATGACGAATCCCGGCGCCAGCTCCTGCGCAGATGATCAGCTGATGCGGGTACTCCGGAACTATGATAATACCCCCGATACCCATTTTTTTATAGAACAGTTACCGCCAGACCAGTTGTTTAAAACAAAAGACGGCCGCGTATTCCGGAAAGGTGAAAAAATAAGAAAACGCTACCGTTGTGAAGAGGTAGCGTCCCGCCGTATTTATCTTTTCAGTCCCATTTATGAAGTGGAACTGGCCAGTTAA
- a CDS encoding M20/M25/M40 family metallo-hydrolase — translation MMKRSLLLLMLAGGLSTAHAQDTLPNAGRIQQIVNYLASEKLKGRGTAEKGGMKASRFVAKQFKKLGLQPVNGSSYFQDFTFDKNAHKNVPSRNVLGFLDNGAAHTIVIGAHYDHLGTAGLFDGKYPIGEIHNGADDNASGVAGLLELARHYVKNKQKEPFNFLFIAFGGEELGLQGSKYYTAHPLQPLDKVHFMLNMDMIGRYNPERGIGIGGFGSAAEWPAIFKDVQQPGIRYFTDASGKGASDHHNFYMHRVPVMFFHTGGHDDYHKPTDDAPKLQAASEASILLLGIQLINKAMSFEQLHYVGEQ, via the coding sequence ATGATGAAGAGAAGCTTGTTATTGTTGATGCTGGCAGGAGGGTTGTCCACTGCCCATGCACAGGACACCCTGCCCAATGCCGGCAGGATACAGCAAATTGTAAACTATCTCGCCTCGGAGAAGCTGAAAGGCAGGGGTACAGCAGAAAAGGGCGGTATGAAAGCCAGCCGCTTTGTGGCTAAGCAATTTAAAAAACTGGGACTACAGCCGGTTAATGGCAGCAGTTACTTCCAGGATTTTACTTTTGATAAGAACGCGCATAAAAATGTTCCCAGCAGGAATGTACTTGGATTCCTGGATAACGGGGCCGCACATACGATTGTTATTGGCGCCCACTATGATCACTTGGGTACGGCCGGTTTATTCGATGGCAAATATCCCATCGGGGAGATTCATAACGGTGCAGATGATAATGCGTCTGGTGTAGCCGGTTTGCTGGAGCTGGCCCGTCATTATGTGAAGAATAAGCAGAAAGAACCCTTTAATTTTCTCTTTATCGCTTTCGGCGGTGAGGAGCTGGGGCTACAGGGATCGAAATATTACACGGCTCACCCGTTGCAGCCATTGGATAAAGTGCATTTTATGCTGAATATGGACATGATAGGCCGCTATAATCCTGAAAGGGGTATTGGTATCGGTGGTTTTGGCAGTGCAGCAGAGTGGCCGGCCATCTTCAAAGATGTGCAACAGCCGGGGATCCGGTATTTTACAGATGCTTCCGGCAAAGGCGCGTCTGATCACCACAATTTTTATATGCACCGGGTGCCTGTGATGTTTTTTCATACCGGTGGGCATGACGACTATCATAAGCCAACAGACGATGCGCCTAAATTACAGGCTGCATCAGAAGCCAGCATTTTGTTATTGGGTATTCAGCTGATTAATAAAGCGATGAGCTTTGAGCAATTGCATTATGTAGGAGAACAATAG
- a CDS encoding transglycosylase domain-containing protein: MEELENPRAALASEVIADDGTILGKYYQVDRSSSDYNEISKNVINALIATEETRFYDNSGIDAKGTMAIPFYLLIGKKRGSSTITQQLALNLQTDNLGKQRSTNPIGRGFQKLQEWIIAIKLERNFTKEEILTLYLNTVAFGDNVYGIENGARTFFSKDAGHLSIEEAAILVGMLKGNTMYNPRRNPQLALSRRNTVIDNMVESGFIKPAEATAAKSKPIVLHYNKIDHNKGLAPYFREVLRDELKSWCKNHNKADGTPYNLYRDGLKIYTTINPRMQVYAEEAVAKHLQVLQKFLSAQSDVKTGSVWKKWPQYLDKYTKESERYKAMKEDEASDSVIAKAFNTPVKMKVFAWRSSTEPDLNEIDTTMTPLDSIKYMRAVLQAGFMAMDPESGEVKAWVGGPDFRYFKNDHVAKTRRQVGSTFKPFLYCFAIMNGMSPNTMLPNEPVTIGKWTLSRNSEGSVGGNITMAGALARSLNLVSAYLIKQIGAKAFADFAQNKIGFESEIPPYPSIALGTPEISLYEMLRAYTMFPARGINTKPIYITRIEDRNGNILETFAPVKREVISEKESYTMVKMMEGVLLPGGTGARMRSRYNLQGEMAGKTGTTNDNTDGWFMGYTPKLLAGAWVGCENNFIHFATTGIGQGANTGLPIWAYFMQKVYADKTLKINSTDKFEVPANMSDETYSNFDTNVKPGAEAEDIGNGSAEDFGTGSESDYATPGADKPAAEPAQKPKEENKPATNKPKDDNKPAPKAVYPPKRDE; the protein is encoded by the coding sequence ATGGAGGAACTCGAGAACCCACGTGCAGCACTGGCTTCCGAGGTAATTGCTGATGACGGGACTATTTTAGGTAAATATTACCAGGTAGATCGTTCGAGCAGTGATTATAATGAGATCTCCAAAAATGTAATCAATGCCCTGATAGCTACAGAAGAAACCCGGTTCTATGATAACTCCGGTATCGATGCGAAAGGCACGATGGCGATTCCTTTTTACCTGCTGATTGGTAAAAAACGTGGTTCAAGTACTATTACACAACAGCTGGCCCTCAACCTGCAAACAGATAACCTGGGGAAACAACGTTCTACCAACCCTATCGGCAGGGGGTTTCAGAAATTACAGGAATGGATCATTGCCATAAAACTGGAAAGAAATTTTACCAAAGAAGAAATCCTGACCCTGTATCTGAATACGGTTGCTTTCGGAGATAACGTATATGGTATTGAAAATGGCGCCCGTACTTTTTTTAGTAAGGATGCCGGACATCTGTCAATAGAAGAAGCGGCTATACTGGTGGGAATGCTGAAAGGTAATACCATGTATAATCCCCGTCGTAATCCGCAGCTGGCGCTCAGCCGCCGGAATACCGTAATAGATAATATGGTGGAATCCGGGTTTATTAAACCGGCGGAAGCCACTGCTGCCAAAAGCAAACCAATTGTATTACACTATAATAAAATAGACCACAACAAAGGACTGGCGCCTTATTTCCGGGAAGTATTGCGGGATGAGCTGAAATCATGGTGTAAAAATCATAATAAAGCAGATGGCACGCCGTATAACCTTTACCGTGATGGTCTGAAAATATATACTACCATTAACCCGCGTATGCAGGTGTATGCAGAAGAAGCGGTAGCCAAACACCTGCAGGTATTGCAGAAATTCCTGTCTGCACAATCAGATGTGAAGACCGGCAGCGTATGGAAGAAATGGCCGCAATACCTGGATAAATACACAAAAGAATCTGAACGCTACAAGGCCATGAAGGAAGATGAAGCTTCTGACTCAGTGATTGCAAAGGCATTCAATACACCGGTGAAAATGAAGGTGTTTGCCTGGAGGAGTTCTACAGAACCGGATTTGAATGAGATAGATACCACCATGACCCCACTGGATTCCATTAAATATATGCGTGCAGTATTGCAGGCTGGTTTTATGGCGATGGACCCTGAAAGCGGTGAAGTAAAAGCATGGGTAGGTGGTCCTGATTTCCGTTATTTTAAAAATGACCACGTAGCTAAAACCCGCCGTCAGGTAGGTTCTACCTTCAAACCTTTCCTGTATTGTTTTGCTATCATGAATGGGATGTCGCCCAATACCATGCTGCCGAATGAACCGGTAACCATTGGTAAATGGACCCTTTCCCGTAACTCGGAAGGTAGCGTAGGCGGTAACATCACGATGGCCGGTGCGCTGGCAAGATCACTCAACCTGGTGTCTGCCTACCTGATCAAACAGATCGGGGCTAAAGCATTCGCCGACTTTGCACAAAACAAGATCGGCTTTGAAAGTGAGATTCCACCTTATCCTTCTATTGCTTTGGGTACGCCGGAAATTTCTTTGTATGAAATGTTGCGGGCCTATACGATGTTCCCAGCCAGGGGCATCAATACCAAACCTATTTATATTACCCGTATAGAAGACCGTAACGGTAATATCCTGGAAACATTTGCACCGGTAAAACGTGAAGTGATCAGTGAAAAAGAATCCTATACCATGGTGAAGATGATGGAAGGCGTATTGTTACCCGGCGGTACAGGTGCGCGTATGCGTTCCCGTTATAACCTGCAGGGCGAAATGGCAGGTAAAACAGGTACCACCAACGATAACACCGATGGCTGGTTTATGGGTTATACGCCTAAATTGCTGGCAGGCGCCTGGGTAGGTTGCGAAAATAACTTTATTCACTTTGCTACTACCGGTATTGGTCAGGGTGCTAATACAGGCTTGCCTATATGGGCTTATTTCATGCAGAAAGTGTATGCTGATAAAACCCTTAAAATTAACAGCACTGATAAGTTTGAAGTACCTGCCAATATGAGCGATGAAACGTATTCCAACTTCGATACCAATGTAAAACCAGGTGCTGAAGCAGAAGATATCGGTAATGGTTCGGCAGAAGATTTTGGTACTGGTTCAGAAAGTGATTATGCCACACCGGGAGCAGATAAACCGGCAGCAGAACCTGCTCAAAAGCCAAAGGAAGAAAATAAACCGGCTACCAACAAGCCTAAAGATGATAATAAGCCTGCACCTAAGGCGGTGTATCCTCCTAAAAGGGATGAATAG
- a CDS encoding HYC_CC_PP family protein codes for MKRFFAIFFALLYTALTSGFTINVHYCMGKMASVKLQSANVDKCNKCGKPAKSMDCCKNEVKFCKVTESHQAAKALQKDLTVSADLQLPVRILPVPALSAQKILVGGYPHDPPESTTTPIFLKNCTFLI; via the coding sequence ATGAAACGTTTTTTTGCCATATTTTTTGCTTTGTTGTACACTGCGCTGACCAGCGGGTTTACTATCAACGTGCATTATTGCATGGGCAAAATGGCGTCCGTAAAGTTGCAGTCAGCAAATGTTGACAAGTGCAATAAGTGCGGTAAGCCGGCAAAAAGCATGGATTGTTGTAAGAACGAAGTTAAGTTTTGTAAAGTAACGGAGTCGCACCAGGCTGCCAAAGCCCTGCAAAAAGACCTTACAGTTTCGGCAGATCTGCAACTGCCGGTAAGAATATTACCGGTGCCCGCATTATCTGCCCAAAAAATACTGGTGGGGGGTTATCCACATGACCCGCCGGAATCCACAACTACCCCCATTTTCCTCAAAAATTGCACTTTCCTGATCTGA
- the sucC gene encoding ADP-forming succinate--CoA ligase subunit beta, with the protein MNLHEYQAKELLKKYNVPVQEGIPVDTPEAAAEAYKQLKVQYGNEFAVVKAQIHAGGRGKGKIRGTEQKGVAVGKNAEDVKTIAGNILGGTLITIQTGPAGKLVNKVLVAQDVYYPGANPVKEFYLSILLDRTEGENVIMYSTEGGMDIEEVAHSTPEKIFKEWVKPNMTLQPFQARNIAFNFGLRGEAFKNMVKFVTSLYNAYVGLDCSMLEINPLFKTSDEKIIAVDAKVNLDDNALMRHPDLEALRDISEEDPTEVEASKYNLNFVKLDGNVGCMVNGAGLAMATMDMIKLSGGEPANFLDVGGTANAQTVEAGFRIILKDPKVQAILINIFGGIVRCDRVAQGVIDAYKSIGNITVPIIVRLQGTNAAEAKELIEASGLKVQSATLLSEAADLVNKAIKA; encoded by the coding sequence ATGAACTTACACGAGTACCAGGCTAAAGAACTGTTGAAAAAATATAATGTACCGGTACAGGAAGGCATTCCCGTAGATACGCCAGAAGCGGCGGCCGAGGCTTACAAACAACTGAAGGTGCAATATGGTAATGAGTTTGCCGTTGTAAAGGCGCAAATTCATGCCGGAGGACGCGGCAAAGGTAAAATCCGTGGTACAGAGCAGAAAGGTGTGGCAGTAGGCAAAAATGCGGAAGATGTTAAAACCATAGCAGGCAATATCCTGGGGGGCACCCTGATTACCATTCAAACCGGCCCCGCTGGTAAACTGGTAAATAAAGTATTGGTAGCACAGGACGTTTACTATCCCGGCGCTAACCCGGTAAAAGAATTCTACCTGTCTATTCTGCTGGACCGTACCGAAGGTGAGAACGTAATTATGTACTCTACCGAAGGTGGTATGGACATCGAAGAAGTAGCACACAGCACACCGGAAAAAATATTCAAAGAGTGGGTAAAACCAAATATGACCCTGCAACCGTTCCAGGCGCGTAACATCGCCTTCAACTTCGGTTTGCGCGGTGAAGCGTTTAAAAACATGGTAAAATTTGTTACCAGTCTTTATAACGCATACGTAGGACTGGATTGCAGCATGCTGGAAATTAATCCGCTGTTCAAAACCAGTGATGAAAAAATCATCGCCGTAGATGCTAAAGTAAACCTGGATGACAACGCCCTGATGCGCCATCCCGACCTGGAAGCACTGCGTGATATTTCAGAAGAAGATCCTACAGAAGTAGAAGCCAGCAAATACAACCTGAACTTCGTAAAACTGGATGGTAACGTAGGCTGTATGGTAAACGGCGCCGGTCTGGCCATGGCTACTATGGACATGATCAAACTGAGCGGCGGTGAGCCTGCCAACTTCCTGGACGTAGGCGGTACTGCCAACGCACAAACTGTGGAAGCAGGTTTCCGTATCATCCTGAAAGACCCTAAAGTACAGGCTATCCTGATCAATATCTTCGGTGGTATCGTTCGTTGCGACAGGGTTGCACAAGGTGTAATCGATGCATACAAATCTATCGGTAACATCACTGTTCCGATCATTGTACGCTTACAGGGTACCAATGCTGCAGAAGCAAAAGAACTGATCGAAGCAAGCGGCCTGAAAGTACAGTCTGCCACCCTTCTCAGCGAAGCTGCTGACCTGGTAAACAAAGCCATAAAAGCTTAA
- a CDS encoding putative porin, translating to MRHIIIIIALLFFCGNRLAAQFNTGRLNNMGGGGGGSSKMQHDTANHAEEPDTLTLTYRYLGEPTDFSIDSSVADFQLNFMQVPANYVTLGNSGSAARNIIFTPLMRPGFDAGFHAYDIYANTHAGARFYSTNRPYTEMSYLVGSKQEQVIGVTHTQNRTDRFNFAFDYRKVNAPGYYRTQNTNHDTYRLTARYQSKNKRANTYMSFYYNKLNGGENGGIKNDSYLTDPTYKQRRTIDVNLGNYDVPAYGFFGSSIPVKSQYQETGFLVQQQYDWGRGDSIQVNDTTIYYKFDPLFRVQYTFNYENNNYQFIDTGPDTTFYTKHYNLAFIPGDTITAKHIWKKMSNDLSLIQFPVRGNLGHFINLGARFESITGTFLDADINFSNLALHGEYRNKTRNKLWDFSAKGEFYVIGQNIGDYSVAGMLRRHLNDLLGDVKLSVTNVNREPSYVYKYFNSSRDTWYNSSLAKENITQLQFAAENKKLQYNLAVNYYLFTNYTYFRDYYHSDQATSLFNLLQVVFSKKITIAPFAWYVDVAFQQIHGNAPLNVPAFWTRNRFAFEKTLYKNLNLMTGVELRYNTSYYADDYSPLIGQFIYQNTTKVKYNAPDIAAFAHFRIKSFSAYVRVENLNTFFATNNYAGPLYPYNDFQFRLGIRWWFIN from the coding sequence ATGAGGCATATTATTATTATCATAGCCCTGCTGTTCTTTTGCGGGAATCGATTAGCAGCCCAGTTCAATACCGGGCGCCTGAACAATATGGGCGGCGGTGGTGGCGGCAGCAGTAAAATGCAGCACGACACCGCCAATCATGCGGAAGAGCCGGACACACTCACGCTCACCTATCGTTATCTGGGTGAGCCGACAGACTTCTCCATAGATTCATCTGTGGCGGATTTCCAGCTCAATTTCATGCAGGTGCCGGCCAACTATGTTACGCTCGGCAACAGCGGCTCCGCGGCCCGCAATATCATCTTTACACCATTGATGCGCCCCGGCTTTGATGCGGGCTTTCATGCCTATGATATTTATGCCAATACACACGCCGGCGCACGTTTCTATAGCACCAACCGCCCTTACACGGAAATGAGCTACCTGGTGGGTAGTAAACAGGAACAGGTGATCGGGGTAACGCATACACAAAACCGCACCGACCGTTTCAACTTTGCCTTCGATTATCGTAAAGTAAATGCACCCGGCTATTACCGTACACAAAATACCAATCACGATACCTACCGTCTCACAGCCCGCTATCAGAGTAAAAACAAGCGTGCCAATACCTACATGAGCTTCTATTACAATAAGCTCAATGGTGGCGAAAACGGTGGGATCAAAAACGATTCCTATCTCACAGACCCCACTTACAAACAACGCCGGACCATAGATGTAAACCTGGGCAACTATGATGTACCGGCTTATGGTTTCTTCGGATCATCCATTCCGGTGAAATCACAATACCAGGAAACCGGCTTCCTGGTGCAGCAGCAGTATGATTGGGGAAGAGGAGATTCCATACAAGTAAACGATACAACGATATATTACAAATTTGATCCGCTATTCCGGGTACAATACACATTTAACTACGAAAACAACAACTACCAGTTTATTGATACGGGCCCGGATACCACTTTTTATACAAAGCATTACAACCTGGCATTTATTCCGGGCGACACCATTACTGCCAAACATATCTGGAAAAAGATGTCGAATGACCTCTCCCTGATCCAGTTCCCGGTGCGCGGCAACCTGGGGCACTTTATTAACCTGGGCGCCCGTTTTGAAAGTATTACCGGTACTTTCCTGGATGCAGACATCAACTTTTCAAACCTGGCCCTGCACGGGGAATACCGCAATAAAACCCGTAACAAATTATGGGATTTCTCCGCCAAAGGAGAGTTTTATGTGATAGGGCAAAACATCGGCGACTACAGTGTGGCCGGGATGCTGCGACGTCACCTCAACGATTTGCTGGGAGATGTGAAATTATCCGTCACGAATGTAAACCGGGAGCCTTCTTACGTATATAAATATTTCAATAGTAGCCGGGATACCTGGTACAACAGCAGCCTGGCAAAGGAAAATATCACCCAGTTACAGTTTGCCGCCGAAAACAAAAAGCTGCAATACAACCTGGCAGTGAACTATTACCTGTTCACCAATTACACTTATTTCAGGGACTACTACCACAGCGATCAGGCCACCTCCCTGTTCAACCTGTTGCAGGTAGTATTCAGCAAAAAGATTACCATTGCACCGTTTGCATGGTATGTGGACGTGGCTTTCCAGCAGATACACGGCAATGCACCGCTCAATGTACCGGCATTCTGGACACGTAACCGCTTTGCTTTTGAAAAAACACTGTATAAAAATCTGAACCTGATGACAGGGGTCGAACTGCGCTATAATACCAGCTATTATGCGGATGACTATTCACCGCTGATCGGACAATTTATCTATCAGAATACTACCAAAGTGAAGTATAATGCGCCTGATATCGCAGCATTTGCCCATTTTCGGATCAAATCCTTCTCTGCTTATGTAAGAGTGGAAAACCTGAATACTTTCTTTGCTACCAACAACTATGCGGGGCCTTTATATCCGTATAACGACTTTCAATTCAGGTTAGGGATCAGATGGTGGTTCATTAATTAA
- a CDS encoding purine-nucleoside phosphorylase produces the protein MSELTDQIRVAGDYIRKHWQGSPVAGIILGSGLGNLAAEITEKIEISYSDIPHFPESTVEGHSGKLILGNMQGKPVVAMAGRFHFYEGFSMQQVTFPVRVMKELGIHTLFISNAAGGMNASFQVGDLMVIKDHINLQPEHPLRGRNEDSLGPRFPDMSEPYSKTLLDAAFKIAATNNISLHTGVYVGVQGPTFETRAEYKYMHLIGGDAVGMSTVPEVIVAAHAGLKVFAMSVITDIGIREEENVITHEEVLEAAKAAEPKLTLIFSELIRQL, from the coding sequence ATGAGTGAATTAACGGATCAGATCAGGGTAGCAGGGGACTACATCCGCAAACATTGGCAGGGGAGCCCGGTAGCAGGCATTATACTGGGAAGCGGACTAGGTAACCTGGCAGCGGAAATAACAGAAAAGATAGAAATTTCTTACAGTGATATACCACATTTCCCGGAATCTACCGTGGAAGGACATTCCGGTAAACTGATCCTGGGTAATATGCAGGGTAAGCCGGTAGTAGCCATGGCAGGGCGTTTTCACTTTTATGAAGGCTTTTCCATGCAACAGGTAACTTTTCCGGTGCGGGTGATGAAAGAACTGGGTATCCATACTTTATTTATTTCCAATGCAGCCGGTGGTATGAACGCTTCCTTCCAGGTAGGTGATCTTATGGTTATAAAGGATCATATCAATCTGCAACCGGAACATCCGTTGCGCGGCCGGAATGAAGATTCACTGGGGCCCCGTTTTCCGGATATGAGCGAACCCTATTCCAAAACACTCCTGGATGCAGCCTTTAAAATTGCCGCAACCAACAATATATCTTTACACACGGGCGTATATGTAGGCGTACAGGGACCTACCTTTGAAACCAGGGCAGAATATAAATACATGCACCTCATTGGCGGCGATGCAGTAGGTATGAGTACCGTTCCTGAAGTAATTGTAGCTGCACATGCAGGATTGAAAGTGTTTGCCATGAGTGTGATCACCGATATCGGCATCAGGGAAGAAGAGAATGTGATTACGCATGAAGAAGTGCTGGAAGCGGCCAAAGCGGCCGAACCAAAGCTGACACTTATTTTTAGTGAATTAATCCGGCAACTATAA
- the yidC gene encoding membrane protein insertase YidC gives MDRNSVIGFLLLGVLLVGYIFFNQKQQVNITKEKARQDSIANLNKPKTVFTDTAKLATGNAVQTDSAQHAQLTGEFGAFAAAAVGSVQTTIVENDDVKITFSNKGGQPASVQLKKFKTSDGAPLMLLQGSFNRLSLEVPASSSKVLNSADLFFTPSPVQKLADGTQSVSYRLNTSDPAAYLEFVYNVKPGTYIVDYTIHAVGLQGLMPGNQNYLNLQWNSQEDKQEHDMENERLNNQVHYMYSNEKHDYFTLQRTAHEKLENKLKWVSVKQQFFNTTLIAKKDNFNSAEVNAKVPESGNIVGQTFATLQIPYNRANDFTFPIEIYYGPNHYKTLKSFDLGLEKIIPLGTGIFAFVKYVNTWIIIPVFNFLSGFIGSYGVIIILLTLFIRLLIAPFTYQSYVSQAKMKVLKPEIDALKAKHGDDQQAFGVEQMKLFKSAGVNPLGGCLPALLQLPILVAMYSFFPSSIELRQESFLWAKDLSTYDSILNLPFTIPFYGSHISLFTILMTVTSLILAFYNRGMTDQSNPVMKYMPYMMPVMLLGIFNRLAAALTFYYFLSNVISIALQWVIQTFIINHDKIHAQIQENKKKPVSKSKWQEKLEEVQKRQVQQKKK, from the coding sequence ATGGATAGAAATTCGGTTATTGGGTTTTTACTGTTAGGCGTATTACTGGTAGGATATATTTTCTTTAACCAGAAACAACAGGTAAATATCACTAAGGAGAAAGCCCGGCAAGATTCCATCGCTAATCTTAATAAGCCTAAAACGGTATTCACAGATACGGCGAAACTGGCTACAGGTAATGCTGTACAAACTGATTCCGCTCAACATGCACAGCTTACAGGCGAATTCGGTGCTTTTGCCGCAGCCGCCGTTGGCAGCGTGCAGACTACTATCGTGGAAAATGATGATGTGAAAATCACTTTCTCCAATAAAGGTGGACAACCGGCCAGTGTGCAGTTGAAAAAATTCAAAACTTCCGATGGCGCCCCGTTGATGTTGCTGCAAGGTTCTTTCAACCGCCTGTCGCTGGAAGTTCCTGCCAGTTCCAGCAAAGTGCTGAACAGTGCTGACCTGTTCTTTACCCCCAGCCCTGTACAGAAGCTGGCTGATGGCACACAGTCTGTCAGCTACCGCCTGAATACAAGCGATCCTGCTGCTTATCTTGAGTTTGTATATAATGTAAAACCAGGTACTTATATCGTTGATTACACCATTCATGCCGTGGGCCTCCAGGGTCTGATGCCGGGTAATCAGAACTACCTGAACCTACAATGGAACAGCCAGGAAGATAAACAGGAGCACGACATGGAAAATGAGCGCCTCAACAACCAGGTGCACTACATGTATAGCAATGAAAAGCATGATTACTTCACCTTACAGCGTACTGCCCACGAAAAACTGGAAAACAAGCTGAAATGGGTGAGCGTAAAACAGCAGTTCTTCAATACTACGCTGATCGCTAAAAAGGATAATTTCAACAGTGCTGAAGTAAATGCGAAAGTTCCTGAAAGCGGTAATATCGTAGGACAAACCTTCGCCACGCTGCAAATACCTTACAACCGGGCCAATGATTTTACCTTCCCCATAGAAATTTATTATGGTCCTAACCACTATAAAACGCTGAAGTCATTTGACCTGGGCCTGGAAAAGATTATTCCACTGGGTACAGGCATTTTCGCTTTTGTGAAGTATGTAAACACCTGGATCATTATCCCCGTGTTTAACTTCCTGAGTGGATTTATCGGCAGCTATGGCGTGATCATCATTTTGCTGACCCTCTTCATCCGCTTGCTGATAGCACCTTTCACTTACCAGAGCTATGTGTCTCAGGCCAAGATGAAGGTACTGAAGCCTGAAATAGATGCACTGAAAGCCAAACATGGCGACGACCAGCAGGCTTTTGGCGTGGAGCAGATGAAACTGTTCAAAAGTGCCGGCGTGAACCCGCTGGGAGGCTGTTTACCTGCTTTATTGCAGTTACCGATCCTGGTAGCGATGTACAGCTTCTTCCCATCCTCTATTGAACTGCGTCAGGAAAGCTTCCTGTGGGCAAAGGATTTATCAACCTATGATTCTATCCTGAACCTGCCATTTACGATACCGTTCTATGGTAGTCACATCAGCTTGTTCACCATCCTGATGACTGTTACCAGCTTGATCCTGGCGTTCTACAACCGTGGAATGACCGATCAGAGCAACCCGGTTATGAAGTATATGCCTTACATGATGCCCGTGATGTTACTGGGAATCTTTAACAGGCTGGCAGCTGCCCTCACGTTCTACTACTTCCTGTCCAACGTGATCAGTATCGCGCTGCAGTGGGTGATTCAGACATTTATCATCAATCATGATAAGATTCACGCACAGATCCAGGAGAATAAGAAGAAACCTGTCAGCAAATCCAAATGGCAGGAGAAGCTGGAAGAAGTGCAGAAGCGGCAAGTGCAGCAAAAGAAAAAGTAA